The proteins below come from a single Rhizobium tropici CIAT 899 genomic window:
- a CDS encoding DMT family transporter — MSTSSGSSARLLQSELTFGLVTMFLSVVLSPVMDIFSKLAATTIPPGEVTAARFIFQALFALPMMAMRGKWGVWSWRRSGVHAIRAAVLTLSMVSFVTTLQVMEVADAIAIFFVEPMMLTILSSVFLKETIGWRRYAACAVGFFGAMLIIQPSFQEVGFFALLPVVTAFCVAVYVMITRVVSHSEDAWSMQFQTALWGTGISMVLLAIGRTTGTTILDPVIPDLVATLYLLGVGITAAAAGILTVYAYRAVPASTLAPLQYFEIVSATIFGWLVFDNFPDATKWLGILIITGSGLYILWRERRFASKPVSDTSETAFTP, encoded by the coding sequence ATGAGCACCTCCAGCGGCTCCTCGGCGCGATTGCTGCAGTCGGAGCTGACCTTCGGTTTGGTGACGATGTTTCTCTCCGTCGTCCTCTCGCCAGTCATGGATATCTTCTCCAAGCTCGCGGCGACCACGATTCCGCCGGGCGAAGTGACCGCCGCCCGCTTCATCTTCCAGGCTCTTTTTGCGCTCCCCATGATGGCAATGCGCGGGAAATGGGGCGTGTGGAGTTGGCGACGCAGCGGCGTCCATGCCATCCGTGCCGCCGTGCTCACGCTGTCCATGGTGTCGTTCGTGACCACGCTGCAGGTGATGGAAGTGGCCGATGCCATTGCCATCTTCTTCGTCGAGCCGATGATGCTCACCATCCTCAGCAGCGTCTTCCTGAAGGAAACCATCGGCTGGCGGCGCTATGCCGCCTGTGCCGTCGGCTTTTTCGGCGCGATGCTGATCATCCAGCCAAGCTTTCAGGAAGTCGGCTTTTTCGCCTTGCTCCCTGTCGTCACCGCGTTTTGCGTCGCCGTCTACGTCATGATCACGCGCGTGGTCTCCCATAGCGAGGACGCATGGTCGATGCAGTTCCAGACGGCTTTATGGGGGACCGGCATCAGCATGGTCCTGCTTGCCATCGGTCGAACGACGGGAACTACAATCCTCGATCCGGTCATTCCGGATCTGGTGGCCACGCTCTATCTACTCGGCGTTGGCATTACTGCAGCAGCGGCGGGTATCCTCACGGTATATGCCTATCGCGCCGTGCCGGCCTCGACGCTTGCGCCGCTGCAGTATTTCGAGATCGTTTCCGCCACGATCTTCGGCTGGCTCGTCTTCGACAATTTCCCGGATGCGACCAAATGGCTCGGCATTCTCATCATCACCGGCTCCGGCCTCTACATTCTCTGGCGCGAGCGGCGCTTTGCTTCCAAGCCGGTATCCGATACATCTGAAACTGCATTCACGCCGTAA
- a CDS encoding CaiB/BaiF CoA transferase family protein, whose product MTDQKTKKPPLSGIRVIELARVLAGPWAGQMLADLGADVIKVENPDGGDDTRQWGPPFVEGKDGENLSAAYYHSANRGKRSITADLKTEEGQELVRRLVKTADVVIENFKLGGLVKYGLDYESLRKINSRIVYCSITGFGQTGPYASLAGYDYIVQGMSGFMSITGEPDGQPMKAGVAIADIFTGIYAVSAIEAALIHALKTGEGQLIDMALLDVQSAVLANQNMNYLISGKPPVRLGNAHPNISPYEVVPTADGYLILAVGNDGQFRRLCAILGMETNADDERYATNKARVANRNEVRAFISAETLKWNKAELLKACEANAVPAGAINTIEDMFADPQIVARGLRIDLEDSAGTVIPSVRTPIVLSETPLTYTRPSPRLGEHQEEVLAELAELEGKARR is encoded by the coding sequence ATGACAGACCAGAAAACCAAGAAACCTCCGCTGTCCGGTATTCGTGTCATAGAGCTTGCCCGCGTTCTCGCCGGCCCCTGGGCCGGGCAGATGCTGGCCGACCTCGGCGCCGATGTCATCAAGGTGGAAAATCCGGATGGCGGCGACGACACGCGCCAATGGGGTCCACCCTTCGTCGAAGGCAAGGATGGCGAAAATCTCTCTGCTGCCTATTATCACTCCGCCAATCGCGGCAAGCGCTCCATCACCGCCGATCTCAAGACCGAGGAAGGGCAGGAACTGGTACGCCGGCTGGTAAAGACAGCCGATGTGGTGATCGAGAATTTCAAGCTCGGCGGCCTCGTCAAATACGGGCTGGATTACGAAAGCCTGAGGAAGATCAATTCCCGCATCGTCTACTGCTCGATCACCGGCTTCGGGCAGACCGGCCCCTACGCCAGTCTCGCCGGCTACGACTATATCGTCCAGGGCATGTCGGGGTTCATGTCGATCACAGGCGAGCCGGATGGCCAGCCGATGAAGGCCGGCGTCGCAATCGCCGATATCTTCACCGGCATCTATGCCGTTTCGGCAATCGAGGCCGCCCTGATCCATGCGCTGAAGACCGGGGAAGGACAACTCATCGACATGGCGCTGCTCGATGTACAATCCGCAGTGCTCGCCAATCAGAACATGAACTATCTGATCTCGGGTAAGCCGCCCGTGCGGCTCGGCAACGCCCATCCCAACATCTCACCCTATGAAGTCGTGCCAACCGCCGACGGCTATCTCATTCTCGCTGTCGGCAACGACGGGCAGTTCCGGCGCCTCTGCGCCATTCTCGGCATGGAAACCAATGCCGATGACGAGCGCTATGCGACCAACAAGGCCCGCGTTGCGAACCGCAACGAGGTTCGGGCTTTCATCTCGGCCGAAACGCTGAAGTGGAACAAGGCAGAGCTGCTGAAAGCCTGTGAGGCCAACGCCGTACCGGCGGGCGCCATCAACACGATCGAGGATATGTTCGCCGATCCGCAGATTGTGGCGCGCGGACTGAGGATCGATCTCGAGGATAGCGCCGGCACTGTCATTCCGAGCGTCCGCACGCCGATCGTGCTGTCGGAAACGCCGTTGACCTATACGCGGCCGAGCCCGCGTCTCGGCGAACATCAGGAGGAAGTTCTGGCCGAATTGGCAGAACTGGAGGGGAAGGCGAGGAGATGA
- a CDS encoding thiamine pyrophosphate-binding protein: MKRTGGQLIVEALKANGVQRISCVPGESFLAVLDALHDSDIKVLVCRQEGGAAMMADTWGRLTGEPGICMVTRGPGATNASAGLHIARQDSIPMILFIGQVQRDAREREAFQEVEFRRAFTEFAKWVGEIDDAARIPEFVTRAFAVATSGRPGPVVLTLPEDMLRDEVEAPQVLPYVPVAAHPGRGQLAELSQCLAAAQRPMVILGGTRWNEEAVAGIRQFAERFKLPVGCSFRRQMLFDHLHPNYAGDVGIGINPALAKEIKEADLLILLGGRLSEMPSSGYTLVDIPYPRQKLVHIHPDPSELGRVYRPDLAICASPADFVAALAELDAPTATPWAERMERMHAAYLTWSKTPEKSPGAVHMGRIIDWIEANTADDAIFTNGAGNYATWLHRFHRFRRFNTQAAPTSGSMGYGLPAAVAAKQLFPDREVICFAGDGCFMMHGQEFATAVQYGLPLIALVINNGMYGTIRMHQEREYPGRVSATTLDNPDFAALARAHGGHGETVKATEEFGPAFERARASDKPAIIEIALDPEAITPSRTLTEIAQTKGR, from the coding sequence ATGAAGCGAACGGGCGGGCAACTTATCGTCGAGGCTTTGAAGGCCAATGGCGTGCAGCGCATTTCCTGCGTGCCGGGCGAGAGCTTTCTCGCCGTGCTCGATGCCCTGCACGACAGCGATATCAAGGTGCTCGTCTGCCGCCAGGAAGGCGGCGCGGCGATGATGGCGGATACCTGGGGCCGATTGACCGGCGAGCCGGGCATTTGCATGGTCACCCGCGGTCCCGGCGCCACAAACGCCTCTGCCGGCCTTCATATCGCACGGCAGGATTCGATCCCGATGATCCTTTTCATCGGCCAGGTCCAGCGCGATGCCCGCGAACGCGAGGCTTTTCAGGAAGTGGAGTTCCGTCGTGCCTTTACCGAATTCGCCAAATGGGTCGGCGAAATCGACGACGCTGCCCGCATTCCGGAATTCGTCACCCGTGCCTTTGCGGTAGCCACATCGGGACGCCCAGGTCCGGTTGTACTGACTCTCCCCGAAGACATGTTGCGCGATGAAGTCGAAGCGCCGCAAGTACTGCCCTACGTCCCAGTTGCCGCCCATCCGGGCCGCGGCCAGCTTGCAGAACTTAGCCAGTGTCTTGCGGCTGCCCAGCGGCCAATGGTCATTCTCGGCGGCACGCGCTGGAACGAGGAAGCGGTTGCCGGCATCAGGCAATTCGCCGAGCGTTTCAAACTGCCGGTCGGCTGCTCCTTCCGCCGGCAGATGCTGTTCGACCATCTGCATCCAAACTATGCCGGCGATGTCGGCATCGGCATCAATCCGGCGCTGGCAAAGGAAATCAAGGAAGCGGATCTGCTGATCCTTCTCGGCGGCCGCCTCTCCGAAATGCCCTCCTCCGGCTACACGCTGGTCGATATCCCCTACCCGCGCCAAAAGCTCGTCCATATCCATCCCGACCCTTCAGAACTCGGACGCGTCTATCGGCCGGACCTGGCCATTTGTGCCAGCCCAGCGGACTTCGTTGCGGCTCTGGCAGAGCTCGATGCGCCAACCGCGACACCTTGGGCCGAGCGCATGGAACGCATGCACGCGGCCTACCTCACCTGGTCGAAGACCCCGGAAAAAAGCCCCGGCGCTGTCCATATGGGCCGCATCATAGATTGGATCGAAGCCAATACGGCCGATGATGCGATCTTCACCAACGGCGCCGGCAATTATGCCACCTGGCTTCACCGCTTCCATCGCTTCCGCCGCTTCAACACGCAGGCGGCTCCGACCTCGGGCTCGATGGGATATGGCCTGCCGGCAGCGGTTGCCGCGAAACAGCTCTTTCCCGATCGCGAAGTGATCTGCTTTGCCGGCGACGGCTGTTTCATGATGCATGGCCAGGAATTTGCGACCGCTGTCCAGTATGGACTGCCGCTCATCGCTTTAGTCATCAACAATGGCATGTACGGCACGATCCGCATGCATCAGGAACGGGAATATCCCGGCCGCGTTAGCGCCACCACGCTCGATAATCCGGATTTCGCGGCCCTTGCCCGCGCCCATGGCGGCCAC